The following proteins come from a genomic window of Triticum aestivum cultivar Chinese Spring chromosome 6A, IWGSC CS RefSeq v2.1, whole genome shotgun sequence:
- the LOC123130283 gene encoding uncharacterized protein — protein MEQVICLIFEVGDFFDMVSVLLNVVGASCKRKDQLREHHQEEVRKAIGCGEISTGTGLNQELSLQRPGDTRWNSHYKTLLGLSKMFSSVVKVLEYVEKDGTDTGKRRQARGLLKYFQTFDSAFFLHMMMMILALTNGLSKTLQRKNKDIVNAISDVESTKRELEKLRTNEGWDSLMKKVCCFCEKHDIPVLDMEDAYVNPKKPRQKTGISNEHYYRVDCFFVVLDLLGEEFNDRFNEVNSELLLCMSALSPSDLFCHFDKEKLLKLAKFYPDDFNHKDMVTLEHELGLYIDNILHDTRFSSLDRISDLAKLMVDTRKNLSYPLVYRLLKLALTLPVATATVERCFSAMKIVKNALRNKIGDDYLSHSLICFVEKELLDTITNEVIVDRFHKMKDRRGRNET, from the exons ATGGAGCAAGTAATATGTCTG ATATTCGAGGTCGGAGATTTCTTTGATATGGTTTCAGTTTTGCTGAATGTCGTGGGCGCGTCTTGCAAGAGAAAAGACCAACTTCGTGAGCATCACCAAGAAGAAGTGAGAAAAGCAATAGGATGTGGAGAGATTTCTACGGGGACTGGACTGAATCAAGAATTATCTCTTCAAAGACCAGGTGACACTCGATGGAACTCCCATTATAAAACACTGTTGGGTTTGTCCAAGATGTTCTCATCTGTGGTCAAAGTACTAGAATATGTCGAGAAAGATGGCACAGATACCGGAAAGAGGCGGCAAGCTAGAGGTCTTCTAAAATATTTCCAGACCTTTGATTCTGCATTTTTCTTacacatgatgatgatgatattagcTTTAACAAATGGGCTGTCAAAAACCTTACAGAGAAAGAATAAAGACATTGTAAATGCTATTTCAGATGTGGAATCAACAAAACGAGAGTTAGAAAAACTCAGAACCAATGAGGGGTGGGATTCCCTTATGAAGAAGGTATGTTGTTTTTGTGAGAAGCATGACATTCCAGTGCTTGACATGGAAGATGCCTATGTTAACCCAAAGAAGCCACGACAAAAGACTGGCATTAGCAATGAACATTATTATCGTGTTGACTGTTTCTTTGTTGTGCTCGATCTGTTAGGAGAAGAGTTTAATGACAGATTTAATGAGGTAAATTCTGAGTTGCTTCTATGCATGTCTGCTTTGAGCCCAAGTGATTTATTTTGTCATTTTGACAAGGAGAAGTTACTGAAATTAGCCAAGTTTTATCCTGATGACTTCAATCACAAAGATATGGTGACTCTTGAGCATGAACTTGGACTCTATATAGATAATATACTCCATGATACAAGGTTTTCTAGCTTGGACAGAATAAGTGACTTGGCTAAACTGATGGTGGATACTAGGAAGAATCTCTCATATCCTTTGGTATATCGGCTTTTGAAGCTAGCTCTAACTCTGCCTGTTGCCACTGCCACTGTCGAGAGATGTTTTTCAGCGATGAAGATTGTGAAGAATGCTTTgcgtaacaaaattggtgatgattATTTGAGCCATAGCCTAATTTGCTTCGTGGAGAAGGAGCTGCTGGACACAATTACCAATGAAGTGATTGTTGATCGTTTCCATAAGATGAAAGATCGTCGTGGGAGAAATGAAACGTAA